From Streptomyces sp. SAI-135:
CGGCTCACCAGGGCCCAGCGGGAGGAGGTCACCGCCGAGGGGGAGCGGATGCTGGCCACGCTGCACCCGGGGACGCCGTACGACATCCGGTTCGGGACCGTCGTGGGAACGTGACCCCCGGTGAGGGAGCTCTCGGTCCTGGCGGTCGTTCACACACGGATCGCACCCATGGACAGGGGGCGTTGCGGGCCGCTCGTGGAGGCCCGCAACGCCCCCTTGCTTCGCACCCGAGCATCGGTGGGACGCTCAGGAGTGCCTCTGGGGACCTACGAGTTGACCTGCGCGGTCACCAGGCTGGAGAAGGTGGTCAGCCGGGTGTAGACACCCGGGTAACCGGCCTGCGCACAGCCCTCTCCCCAGGAAGTGATCCCTGCCAGGACGCCCCCGATGAGCAGGGGACCGCCGCTGTCGCCCTGGCAGGTGTCTGTGCCGCCGGAGGTGTATCCGGCGCAAACCATGTCGGACTTCACGAAGTCCGAGCCGTAGGAGCTCGCGCAGCTGGTGTCGGACACGATCGGGACGGTCGCGGTCCGCAGCTGGTTGGAGGAGCTGCCGTTGGACGAGGTGGTGCCCCAGCCGAGGATGCGGGCCGTGGTGCCGGCCGCGTACACGCTCGTCTGGGAGGAGGAGACGTACGACGCCGTCGTGTACGGCATCGACGTCGACAGGGTCAGCACGGCCACGTCGTCGCCGTTGGTGGCGTCCGTGTAGTCCGGGTTGATCCAGATCTTGCTGACGCGGCTGACCGTGCCGTTGGTGCCGTTGAGGTAGGTGCGGCCGCCGACGACTCTGACGCTGCTGGTGGTCTCGCCGACCATGCAGTGGGCCGCGGTGACGACCTTGGTCGCGGAGACCAGGGTGCCGCCGCAGAACTGGTTCTGCGAGGCGTCCGTGATCTGCATCATGAACGGGTAGGCGGTCGTGGTCGTCGTCGTACCGCCGACGATGGGCTGGGGAGCGGCGACAGCTTGGGGGGCGCCGAGCAGCGCGGTGGCGGTGGCGGCGGCGGCCGCCAGACCGACGGCGCCGGCCTTCTTCGCACGGGTGAGACCGAACATCGGTGAGTCTCCTCGGGGTTGCCGGTGGGGGGTCGCGCGGGTGTGGGGGTGATGCACGGGGGTCGCGGGACCGACCCCCGTATGCCCGGCGAGCGGCATGTGCATAAGCTAGAACCGGGCGGTTCCCGCTCCCAATGAGGGAACCCCCTAAGGGAGTTGGGCAGGGAAAACCCTCGGTCGGCCCCGGGGGCCGCGGTTCTGACGGTCCCTCGGCTACGGCCTGCGGCCGGCCGCCAGGCGGACGATGTCCACCCGGGAGCGGATCCCGAGCTTGCGGTAGACCCGTGTGAGCGTCGCCTCGACCGTCTTCACACTGATGAACAGCCGGGCGGCTATCTCCCGGTTGGTGGCGCCCTCCATCACCAGCGCGGCCACCTGACGCTCCATCGAGGCGAGCCCCTCCAGGCTCTCCAGCCCGTCCGCCGCGACGGCGTGCGCGGGCTCCGGCTCCACCGGCCGGGACAGCGCGGCCGCCTCCACCTGGCGCAGCCACGGCAGCGCCCGGCAGCGCCTGAACAGCCGGGCCGCCTCGTCGTACGACGTCGGACCGGGCCGCCGGGTGCGCAACTGGGCCAGGGCGAAGGCGGCGCGGGCCTCCTCCAGGCCGTGGCCCAGTTTGGCGAGACGATCCTGGACCGAGGTCAACTGCACCAGCGCCGCGTCGTGTTCACCCCGCGCCGCCCGCACCAGCGCCTCGGCCCGGTCGAGCACGGCGAGCACGCTCTCCCGGCCGAGCCGGAGCGCGTTCACCCGCGTCACGTCGATGACGTCCTGCGCCTCGCCGGTCTCCCCGATGCGTACCAGGGCCTCGGCGAGGTCGCCCTGCCAGCGGCCGCGGGCCGGGTCCGTGATGCCGAGCCCCTGCTCCAGCTCGCGCACCCGGCGCAGGGAACGGACCGCGCCCGGCGCGTCCCCGGCGACGAGCTGGGCGTAGCCGAGCGCGGTCAGGCCCCGGGACTCGTACATCTGGTCGCCGTTCTCCTCGGCGTGGACGACCGCCTCCCGGCCCAGCTCCAGCGCCCGTTCGACCTGTCCGCCCGAGGCCTCCGCGAAGGAGGCGAGCACGGCCGAGGCCACCTCGCCGATCCCGGTGTCCCGGGCCATCAGCAGGCTCTCCCGGGCCAGGTCGAGCGCGCGTCCGCAGTGCCCGGAGCGCAGTTCCGTCTCGGCCAGCCCGCGCAGGAAGTGCACCTCGCTCTCGACCGACCCGCGCCGCCGTACCTCGCGCAGCAGCGCGGTGACCGTCGC
This genomic window contains:
- a CDS encoding serine protease, whose protein sequence is MFGLTRAKKAGAVGLAAAAATATALLGAPQAVAAPQPIVGGTTTTTTAYPFMMQITDASQNQFCGGTLVSATKVVTAAHCMVGETTSSVRVVGGRTYLNGTNGTVSRVSKIWINPDYTDATNGDDVAVLTLSTSMPYTTASYVSSSQTSVYAAGTTARILGWGTTSSNGSSSNQLRTATVPIVSDTSCASSYGSDFVKSDMVCAGYTSGGTDTCQGDSGGPLLIGGVLAGITSWGEGCAQAGYPGVYTRLTTFSSLVTAQVNS